The Camelina sativa cultivar DH55 chromosome 16, Cs, whole genome shotgun sequence sequence aaattattgttttccaAATTATCTTAAATTTAGTGGACAGATCTATGCAAAGCATATTTAGTAGAAGCAAAGTGGTACAGAAGAAAGTACAAACCAAATCTGGAGGAGTACATGCACAATGCTTGGATTTCAGTATCAATCCCAACGATATATGTTCACTTCTACTGCGTATACTCCGACCAACTCTCTAGTCAGGTCTTGGAGACTTTGTCCCAACATCAGCAAAACATTGTCCGATGCTCTGCCTCTGTGGTTCGTCTAGCCAACGATTTTGCAACCTCACAAGTATAACAACTTCTTCCCAAACTCATTAATTATAGGTTcgattttagatttattatttgGAGGCTGGTCGGTCATATATATGGATGGAACAAAAAGTAACATGCCTATAGGAAGTTAGAAAAATGGTTCCAGTTTATGTATGTAAGTGATGTGCGAACTGGCCTTATtgatatatactgtatatgtatgtatgtataggATGAATTGGCGAGAGGAGACGTCTATAAATCCATCCAGTGCTACATGAATGAGACCGGAGCTTCAGAGGAGAAGGCGTGTTTGTACTTGCGGCAAATGATTCAGGACTTGTGGGATGAGATGAATAACGAGAAAATGGCTCATCATAGTTCTTGGCTACTCCATCATGATTTTATAGAAACTGTCATGAATTTGACACGCATGTCACAATGCATGTATCAATATGGCGATGGCCATGGCTCTCCTCAAAAAGCCAAAATTGTTGATCGTGTCATGTCCTTGCTCTTCAATCCCGTTCCTTTAGACTGAGTGTGGCATAATTACATGTAATACCACATATTGTTTTTAAACAAGAGCATAATTAGATGTTATTACATGTAACAACatgttttatctataaatttgtatttttctatttttcactttcaaatttatttaaagtAACTTGACTTATTTAGATAAATCGAAAAAATAACGAATAAACtagaaaatcaacaaaaattaatgaTTATAAGTCTTcatgaaaaatcaagaaaagttaACAAATTAGTTTAATCAGATgtaatattgaaattttttgtggTATTTCTGACAGTTGAAGATTCTTTTGACATTTTCTCCTTTGATTATTCTGCAACAAATGACTTTTGTATGacattatttttatgtaattacGTTTCCAAATGACTTAATTCTTGAAGTAGAAGGTAATAATTTGAagacaaaaactttaaaaaatctaGATATACAAAATGATGATATTACATTGATGGACATATGGTTGATACTAAACCATAATCCCTCTCTCATCGTCATCGATTTCactttcgttttttcttttatttgaatattttggaaTCAACAGTGATTTGAagtgaaacagaaaaaagaaaggaaattaATCATACACTTTAGTTCTAGAGAAGGTGGGAAAATTAAGGCGATGAGGCagtgaaaaaataatttggaaaaaaagagGTATTCactttatattgttttctttgaataaatTGAAAACTTCTGTATTCTGtgtcttttaaaagaaaaaaaaattgatgtgtattattttttttttaattggactGGTTGCCTTTTGGAAATGGTATATCTTCTAAAAAATATGATGTAAAAAAACTTATGTGTAttaacttatttaaaatttgaatagtTTGTCTTTTAAATATGTGTCAGCATAAAAACATACACATTTTGTTTTCGAAAGAATTCTATATTAACTTGTAAAGTGTAATTCTATATTACATCACGTTCACGAAAATGCCAtaatatacaaaacatatacTTTAGTTAACATGAGATAACAGTTTTTACCAACAACAACCATGGAGTATCTTCACCttaaaccaacaaacaaaaaaataaaaaaaaaaaaaaaaaaaaaNTATGAGATCTCAGCCGTTAAAAGTCAGTTAGCGAATCCGACGGCTATGGATCCGTAAACTCATAAAGCTCATGAGGCCTAAATCATCgcatgctctgtttcttcttcacctgAAAATTTGGGACcttaagaaataataaataagcttTTGTAAAATAAGATGACATCTTTCAAAGACGATAATCCCGAGTCAAATTTATCAGTCAGTGAGTACTCTCAACACTGAATTCtcaattttggggtttttttttttttttttaattttactctgttttttctttctcaattttaGGTGTTTACGTGATGAATTCGACTCTAAtcataaaattgaaaacttttaaagtttttgataACAATTCTGTGGCTTTTCTTGTTGAACAGTCCTGTTTCTGCAGTTAGGGTTAAGATAAGATCATAAGAATCTGATcaaagttgagattttttttagatattgtGAAACCCTGAGACGATTTTGGTCTTAGATTCATTCGAAAATTTccaaaaagttttgatttttagtgtGTATGAGTGTTGATTGATTCCGGTTCTAGAAGCCGTCATCTATTGTTTCGTCATAGGTTACTTTGAATCTTTGGTACATAGTGAATACTGTGTTTCAGATAACTCTACAGAGATTCTCAGTCAAGTTTTGCATGATTCTGATCAGATTTGTTTTCATGTTTCAGGACTTGTAATGGATGATGAAACAACAGAACGACCAtctgtttcattttcttattcacAATGGATGTCAAATGTGAAGAAATCGACACAAGAAGCTTACGAATCAAAACCCATTTCACATTGGATTCTCTTAATCCTCAGCGGTGCAGCAATGCTTATAGCTTTCCCGGCTTCTAGTTTACTGTCTCGTCTTTACTTCTCCAATGGTGGTAAAAGCAAATGGATCATCTCTTGGGTTGCTGTTGCTGGATGGCCAATCACTTGTCTCATCTTACTTCCTACATATATCTTTCAAAAGATCAAACCGACACCTCTCAGTGCAAAGCTTTTCCTCTCTTATGTTATGCTTGGTTTCTTGAGTGCTGCAGATAACCTTATGTATGCTTATGCCTACGCTTATCACCCTGCTTCGACGTCTTCTCTTCTTGCATCTTCGTCGCTTGCCGCTGAATGCTTCTGTTGTTAACTCCATTGTGATAATAATTGGTGCTATGGCTATCATAGCGTTGGATTCAAGCTCTGATCGGTACAGTTATATAACCAACAGCCAGTACTTTGCAGGTTTCTTTTGGGATATAAGTGGATCTGCGCTTCACGGGCTCATTTTCGCATTATCTGAGCTTCTCTTTGTGAAACTGCTTGGAAGAAGGTCATTTCACGTTGCTTTGGAGCAGCAAGTCATGGTTTCGCTTATAGCTTTCGCGTTTACCACTCTTGGGATGGTTGTGAGCAACGATTTCCAAGGGATGAGTCATGAAGCTAAGAGTTTCAAAGGCGGCGAGTCTTTGTACACTCAGGTTCTTGTCTGGAGTGCAGTCACGTTTCAACTTGGTGTTCTTGGGGCGACCGCGGTCTTGCTTCTTGCATCCACAGTCATGGCAGGAGTCCTTAACGCCGTGAGAGTTCCCATCACGAGCATTGCTGCTGTCATATTGATGCATGATCCAATGAGTGGCTTTAAAATCCTGTCGTTGATCCTGACGTTCTGGGGATTCAGCTCTTACATCTACGGGAGCTCGAGCTCGAATTCAAGTACTCAAGCTTCCTCTTCATCCTAATATGCAACCTTTTCCCCTGTCTCCATTTCTTGAAGTAAATTATTTCTTGAATGTGATCAAATACAATTAGtgttatataaaattatgttcgGAGTCAAGTTGTCGCTACTGCGTCTTATATTACCACCTCTTTGTGCACAAGTTTTATACGGAGCAAGAACATTTGAGATAAAGGTAAACACAAACAAGCTTATATATACAACCGATACACATGAAGAAACTTGAAGGAACCATGGAAAAGagcaaaacactaaaaaaaggcaaagaaaggaaaagaacaGCATTTTTGTAGGGATTCAGAAAGTGATGTTTCATTGATTAGGTTTCGGTTCAATGTCTTTAAGAAGACCAACTACTTGCTGCATACTTGGCCGCTTTGACGGAAGATCAGCTGTGCAGAGGTATGCAATCTTGAGAGCTTCTTCCATCTGATCGTTTGAACCTGTCTCTTGGATTTTTGGATCAATAGCTTTTGATCCTTGATTCTTCCTAACCAAACTTCTAACCCAATTCACCAAGTTTGTATCTTTCTCATCAAGATAATCATCCTCAATGGGTTTTTTCCCTGTCATGAGTTCAAACAGAACAACCCCAAAGCAATAGATATCGGACTTCGGTGTTGGCAGCTCGTGTTCGGGTTGCAAGAACTCAGGAGGGAGATAACCGGGTGAGCCATGAGTAATCTCATCGTCCAAACCATTTCCAAAGACTTTGGCTAAACCGAAATCAGATAATCTTGGCTCCAAGTTCTGGTCTAGATAAACACTACTAGCTTTCACATCCCTGTGGATCATTGGCGGTGAACAACCGTGGTGAAGGAATGCTAATGCTCGGGCAGTTCCAAGTGCTATCATGTGCCTAAACCGCCATGTCGCCACCGGGCCTTCAGGCCCTATGTTTTGGATACTATTGTCAGTTTCTTCTTCCCATGTATCAGTGCTCCAATCATCTGTTGTCTGAACTCCAAATGGCAGATCATGAAGCAGGTTCTGCAAGTTACCATTTTCCATGTACTCGTATATGGCGATCCTTTGATCACCGGCTATGCAGTATCCAGTTAATGGAACAAGATTTGGGTGCTTGATCCTTCCAAGAAACTCGAGCTCTCTAGCTGCTTCTTGGTCACTAAGAGTTGAGCCGTGGACCAAAACTTTGACAGCTACATGAATCCCACCGGGGAGGAAACCTCGGTAAACAGGACCAAATTTACCGTCTGCTAAGAGAGTGTCTCTGTCGAAGTTGGAAGTTGCAGACAAGAGATCCGAAAACGTGATGTTCAACAATGGCTTCTCAAAGATAACCACAGGAACTGCATTTGCTTGTTTCACATCAGCCACCCATGTAGTGGAATCCGTTTGGAAAGAGAATGGACCTGAAATGCTTTGTTCCTCCTTTAATGAGACATCTTTGGCTTCACTTGATTTGGGTTTCCTTCTGCAGCCAAATGCTACAAAAATCAATGCTCCTATGAGTAAACACATTGTAGAAAGCGTCACTGCCAAAGCCAGCTTGAGTCCTCCAGTGACTGATCTTCTTTTCTTGAAGAGCGCCGGGTTTGCAGCGATAGGGCAGCTGTTTGTAGAACCAAAGAATGATCTGATCAGAGTTTCAGTTGAAAACTTTCCGGGACAAAATGTTAAGTTGTTGAAAGAGAAATTGAATCTCTCCATCCAAGGCAGCTTCTCAAGGATAGACAATGGTATCTCTCCTGTCAAATTATTCCTCGAAACATCGACAGCCACGAGGTTCTTGATACTCAAAGTTGGGATATATCCTGACAGATGGTTTCCAGAAACATCAAGTGTGCTCAAAACATTCAGCTCTGAGATCTCTCTAGGTATGTGACCAGAAAGATTTGTGTTTGACAAGTTAAGATACTCTAAACCAGAAAGCATCTTAATCCTCGGAAACATCCCTCTACTGAATCTATTCCAAGCTAGATTTAAGTACTTAAGCTTCTTTAGCCGTGTTAGATTCTTGATGATATCTCCACTGAGCTCATTCTCAGACAAGTCAAgataaatcaaaccaaaccagttTGAGTCTACCTGAGAGGAGATATGACCTTGAAACCGGTTTTTGCTGAGATCAGCCACTTCCAGAGTCTCCTTGAACAAACCTGTCACAGAACCTTCAAACTGATTCCCTGAAATGTTGAGAGAAGTGATGGATTTCATATCAGCAAAATCTGTGTCCTTGCCATGAATCTTGTTTCCTGCGAGGTTCAAAGTTTTGAGCTTTGGAAATGCAGAGCCAAACCCATCAGGAAGAGACCCTTCAAGCTGGTTTGAGGAGAGATCAATGGAAACCATAGATTGACAACCAAGAAGTCCTCGTGGGATTGACATCTGAAACTCATTGTGATCAAGCTTCAAGACTCTCAAGCTAACAAGAGAATCTACAGCTTCAGGGATTGCACCAGAGAAGTTGTTTCGAGAGATGTCAAGTGACTCAAGCTGCCCAAAATTCCCAACATTGCTAGGGAAAGACCCAGATATCTTGTTGAAGGAGAGGTTGAGGTTCTTCAAAGTGTTCAAACTCCAGAAATCAGAAGGTAAAGCAGAGATTTTGTTGTTGCTAAGATCCAAAGATTGAAGCTTGCTGAGTTTACCAATGGTGTTGTCAGGGATTTGACCAGATAAACCCATTCCAGAAGCAATTAACACAATAACATGCTCATTCTTGGAATCACAGAACAAACCTTGCCATGAACAGAAAGGAGCAGAGAAGTTATAAGCTTGAGCAGAGCTTAAACCCATTTGTTTGAAGaattcagaaacaaagaaaccatCAGTGTTAGGTTCTTGGCAATGAAATTGCTtaaagaacagaggaagaatCAATGCATAACCCCAGAAACCAAGACCCATTGAAGAAAGCTCTGAAATTTATACTCCAGAAACCCCAACCCCAAAGAGCTAAGcaacaaaatttccaaaacagaaGAAAGAATACAAAATCTTAGTAAAGCTACTTTGGGGTGTCCATGCAAGAAACTCAGAAAGCTCAAGGggttaaaagacaaaaacaag is a genomic window containing:
- the LOC104752055 gene encoding tricyclene synthase, chloroplastic-like, which gives rise to MKLCFRVMYNEVNSIGRYILRKKNINVITFLKKSWTDLCKAYLVEAKWYRRKYKPNLEEYMHNAWISVSIPTIYVHFYCVYSDQLSSQVLETLSQHQQNIVRCSASVVRLANDFATSQDELARGDVYKSIQCYMNETGASEEKACLYLRQMIQDLWDEMNNEKMAHHSSWLLHHDFIETVMNLTRMSQCMYQYGDGHGSPQKAKIVDRVMSLLFNPVPLD
- the LOC104752057 gene encoding probable LRR receptor-like serine/threonine-protein kinase At2g24230 is translated as MGLGFWGYALILPLFFKQFHCQEPNTDGFFVSEFFKQMGLSSAQAYNFSAPFCSWQGLFCDSKNEHVIVLIASGMGLSGQIPDNTIGKLSKLQSLDLSNNKISALPSDFWSLNTLKNLNLSFNKISGSFPSNVGNFGQLESLDISRNNFSGAIPEAVDSLVSLRVLKLDHNEFQMSIPRGLLGCQSMVSIDLSSNQLEGSLPDGFGSAFPKLKTLNLAGNKIHGKDTDFADMKSITSLNISGNQFEGSVTGLFKETLEVADLSKNRFQGHISSQVDSNWFGLIYLDLSENELSGDIIKNLTRLKKLKYLNLAWNRFSRGMFPRIKMLSGLEYLNLSNTNLSGHIPREISELNVLSTLDVSGNHLSGYIPTLSIKNLVAVDVSRNNLTGEIPLSILEKLPWMERFNFSFNNLTFCPGKFSTETLIRSFFGSTNSCPIAANPALFKKRRSVTGGLKLALAVTLSTMCLLIGALIFVAFGCRRKPKSSEAKDVSLKEEQSISGPFSFQTDSTTWVADVKQANAVPVVIFEKPLLNITFSDLLSATSNFDRDTLLADGKFGPVYRGFLPGGIHVAVKVLVHGSTLSDQEAARELEFLGRIKHPNLVPLTGYCIAGDQRIAIYEYMENGNLQNLLHDLPFGVQTTDDWSTDTWEEETDNSIQNIGPEGPVATWRFRHMIALGTARALAFLHHGCSPPMIHRDVKASSVYLDQNLEPRLSDFGLAKVFGNGLDDEITHGSPGYLPPEFLQPEHELPTPKSDIYCFGVVLFELMTGKKPIEDDYLDEKDTNLVNWVRSLVRKNQGSKAIDPKIQETGSNDQMEEALKIAYLCTADLPSKRPSMQQVVGLLKDIEPKPNQ